A window from Nocardioides mesophilus encodes these proteins:
- the thrC gene encoding threonine synthase translates to MSTSVLDTSTGSTGPSAAGRHLRDGAFGNARNLVCRECGATQELGPFYACQECFGPLEIAYDYPSITRAEIEAGPKNIWRYQALLPVPTDIASSPNMEPGFTRLLKADNLGRALGMKNLWVKDDSGNPTHSFKDRVVAVALSAARELGMTVFACPSTGNLANAVAAAGARAGMKTVVFIPADLERAKVLTSAVYTDSLVAVNGNYDDVNRLASEIAGEEEGWAFVNVNVRPYYAEGSKTLAYEVAEQLGWRLPQQVVVPVASGAQLTKIDKGFTELARLGLVEETPYKVYGAQATGCSPVSAAFKSGHDVVRPVRPDTIAKSLAIGNPADGPYVLDVTRRTGGAVEDVTDEEVRDGIQLLARTEGIFAETAGGVTIATLKKLVETGQLDPDAETVVFNTGDGLKTLDAIADRVGPAATIDPSYAAFTATGLA, encoded by the coding sequence TTGAGCACGTCAGTCCTCGACACCAGCACCGGCAGCACCGGCCCCAGCGCGGCCGGCCGCCACCTCCGCGACGGCGCCTTCGGGAACGCGCGCAACCTGGTCTGCCGCGAGTGCGGCGCCACCCAGGAGCTCGGCCCGTTCTACGCCTGTCAGGAGTGTTTCGGGCCCCTGGAGATCGCCTACGACTACCCGAGCATCACCCGCGCCGAGATCGAGGCCGGGCCGAAGAACATCTGGCGCTACCAGGCGCTGCTGCCGGTGCCCACCGACATCGCCTCCTCGCCGAACATGGAGCCCGGCTTCACCCGGCTGCTGAAGGCCGACAACCTCGGCCGCGCGCTCGGCATGAAGAACCTCTGGGTGAAGGACGACTCCGGCAACCCGACGCACTCCTTCAAGGACCGCGTCGTCGCGGTCGCCCTGTCCGCGGCCCGCGAGCTCGGGATGACGGTGTTCGCCTGCCCCTCGACCGGCAACCTCGCCAACGCCGTCGCCGCCGCCGGGGCCCGCGCCGGGATGAAGACCGTGGTGTTCATCCCCGCCGACCTGGAGCGGGCTAAGGTGCTCACCAGCGCCGTCTACACCGACTCGCTGGTCGCCGTGAACGGCAACTACGACGACGTGAACCGGCTCGCCTCGGAGATCGCCGGCGAGGAGGAGGGCTGGGCGTTCGTCAACGTCAACGTCCGCCCCTACTACGCCGAGGGCTCCAAGACGCTGGCCTACGAGGTCGCCGAGCAGCTCGGCTGGCGGCTCCCGCAGCAGGTGGTCGTGCCCGTCGCCTCCGGCGCGCAGCTGACCAAGATCGACAAGGGCTTCACCGAGCTGGCCCGCCTCGGGCTGGTCGAGGAGACGCCCTACAAGGTGTACGGCGCCCAGGCGACCGGCTGCTCGCCGGTGTCGGCGGCCTTCAAGTCCGGCCACGACGTCGTACGCCCGGTCCGGCCGGACACCATCGCCAAGTCGCTCGCGATCGGCAACCCGGCCGACGGGCCCTACGTGCTCGACGTGACCCGGCGCACCGGCGGGGCCGTCGAGGACGTCACCGACGAGGAGGTCCGCGACGGCATCCAGCTGCTCGCGCGCACCGAGGGGATCTTCGCCGAGACCGCCGGCGGCGTCACCATCGCTACCCTGAAGAAGCTCGTGGAGACCGGCCAGCTCGACCCGGACGCCGAGACGGTGGTCTTCAACACCGGCGACGGCCTCAAGACCCTCGACGCGATCGCGGACCGGGTCGGCCCGGCCGCCACGATCGACCCGAGCTACGCCGCCTTCACCGCGACCGGCCTGGCCTGA
- a CDS encoding trehalose-phosphatase — protein MVRGQYGNEQWDSRGRSFSSPEVPAGLAAFLEELPALLADADAGEAFVEHKGLAVAVHTRRLAEPAAAFARLQPRLTDAAERHGLALEPGRLVLEVRAPGMHKGHALRQAVADVDAGAVLFAGDDLGDLEAFEAARSYRDQGLPVLLVCSGSAEEQALAEIADLVVPGPEGVLGLLRQLARAAAPGR, from the coding sequence ATGGTGCGCGGGCAGTACGGCAACGAGCAGTGGGACTCCCGGGGCCGGTCCTTCAGCAGCCCGGAGGTGCCCGCCGGGCTGGCGGCCTTCCTCGAGGAGCTGCCGGCGCTGCTGGCGGACGCGGACGCCGGCGAGGCCTTCGTCGAGCACAAGGGGCTGGCGGTCGCGGTGCACACCCGCCGGCTCGCGGAGCCCGCGGCCGCGTTCGCCCGGCTGCAGCCGCGGCTCACCGACGCCGCCGAGCGCCACGGCCTGGCCCTGGAGCCGGGCCGGCTGGTCCTGGAGGTCCGGGCCCCCGGGATGCACAAGGGTCACGCGCTGCGCCAGGCGGTCGCCGACGTCGACGCGGGGGCGGTGCTCTTCGCCGGCGACGACCTCGGCGACCTCGAGGCGTTCGAGGCGGCCCGCTCCTACCGCGACCAGGGACTGCCGGTGCTGCTGGTCTGCTCGGGCTCGGCCGAGGAGCAGGCCCTCGCCGAGATCGCCGACCTGGTGGTGCCGGGTCCCGAGGGCGTGCTCGGTCTGCTCAGGCAGCTGGCGCGCGCCGCCGCTCCCGGGCGCTGA
- a CDS encoding trehalose-phosphatase — protein MDAIEVLDPQARSRYDAVAGVAREALVGLDFDGTLAPIVEDPDRARIHPDGPEVLVELASRVRAVAVITGRPARQVVELGRLEEVADALPPRRC, from the coding sequence ATGGACGCGATCGAGGTGCTCGACCCGCAGGCCCGCTCCCGGTACGACGCCGTGGCCGGCGTCGCGCGTGAGGCGCTCGTCGGCCTCGACTTCGACGGCACGCTGGCCCCGATCGTCGAGGACCCCGACCGGGCCCGGATCCATCCCGACGGCCCCGAGGTGCTCGTCGAGCTGGCCAGCCGGGTCCGGGCCGTCGCGGTGATCACCGGCCGGCCGGCCCGCCAGGTGGTCGAGCTGGGCCGGCTCGAGGAGGTCGCCGACGCGCTGCCCCCGAGGCGCTGCTGA
- a CDS encoding LytR C-terminal domain-containing protein yields MGRTTRLGRRVLDQRGMALTSPVALLSAGAVVVAGVAFLTTGSDQPEPQQSAAPVASSAQPSVTPVSKAPEPVIREKREKKPKPPKSPPVKRGETYVEVYNNSGISGLAGSTAARAQGAGWQVVGSDNWYGTIPASTVYYPARLSAEAKLLGRDLGITRLMPAQGEMRLDRLTVILTSDYDG; encoded by the coding sequence ATGGGCCGCACGACACGGCTGGGCCGCCGCGTCCTCGACCAGCGGGGGATGGCCCTCACCTCACCCGTCGCGCTGCTCTCCGCGGGCGCGGTCGTGGTCGCCGGTGTCGCCTTCCTGACCACCGGCTCCGACCAGCCCGAGCCGCAGCAGTCGGCCGCCCCGGTGGCCAGCTCGGCGCAGCCCAGCGTGACCCCGGTCAGCAAGGCTCCCGAGCCGGTCATCCGCGAGAAGCGCGAGAAGAAGCCGAAGCCGCCGAAGAGCCCGCCGGTCAAGCGCGGCGAGACCTACGTCGAGGTCTACAACAACTCCGGGATCAGCGGCCTCGCCGGCAGCACCGCCGCCCGTGCCCAGGGCGCGGGCTGGCAGGTCGTCGGCTCCGACAACTGGTACGGCACCATCCCGGCCAGCACCGTCTACTACCCGGCCCGGCTGAGCGCGGAGGCCAAGCTGCTCGGCCGCGACCTGGGCATCACGCGGCTGATGCCCGCACAGGGCGAGATGCGCCTGGACCGGCTGACGGTGATCCTCACCAGCGACTACGACGGCTGA
- a CDS encoding DUF3263 domain-containing protein: MDAANALPDGPDAAIGEELSERDREILNFERQWWKYAGAKEQAVRDKFDMSSTRYYQVLNALIDRPEAIAFDPLLVRRLRRLRAARQRARSARRLGFEV, encoded by the coding sequence ATGGACGCCGCGAACGCACTGCCCGACGGACCCGACGCCGCGATCGGCGAGGAGCTGTCCGAGCGCGACCGCGAGATCCTGAACTTCGAGCGCCAGTGGTGGAAGTACGCCGGCGCCAAGGAGCAGGCGGTCCGCGACAAGTTCGACATGTCCTCCACCCGGTACTACCAGGTGCTCAACGCCCTGATCGACCGTCCCGAGGCCATCGCGTTCGACCCGCTCCTGGTGCGACGGCTGCGCCGGCTGCGCGCCGCCCGTCAGCGGGCCCGCTCCGCCCGCCGCCTCGGCTTCGAGGTCTGA
- a CDS encoding Gfo/Idh/MocA family protein, with product MTSLLADLPPLDVAAGPRVAAPLPADRPVRWGVLATGKIATTFARNLAQADGCEVTAVAARRLESAVRFAAEHGIGTAYGDYRALVEDPEVDVVYVATPHALHKEHVMLAFEAGKPVLCEKAITLTGDDAAELAAEARARGLFLMEAMWMRCLPMIRRLGQLVDSGAIGEVRQVRADLGFRVDKPPTDRLLDPALGGGALLDMGIYPLTFAHLFLGEPAHVAATAGLSGSGVDLDIAMVQSYASGAIAALTASMTSLSPRTASIATDLGRLDFGEAFHHPRTVTWTGADGSTETLHEPFLGTGLVHEALEVVRCLRNGEIESPLVPLDETVALMRQMDVIRRQVGVRYAADR from the coding sequence GTGACCAGCCTCCTCGCCGACCTGCCCCCGCTCGACGTCGCCGCCGGCCCCCGGGTCGCCGCCCCGCTGCCCGCGGACCGCCCGGTCCGCTGGGGGGTGCTGGCCACCGGGAAGATCGCCACCACCTTCGCCCGGAACCTGGCGCAGGCCGACGGGTGCGAGGTCACCGCGGTCGCCGCCCGGCGCCTGGAGTCCGCCGTGCGGTTCGCCGCCGAGCACGGCATCGGCACCGCCTACGGCGACTACCGGGCGCTGGTGGAGGACCCCGAGGTCGACGTCGTGTACGTCGCCACTCCGCACGCGCTGCACAAGGAGCACGTGATGCTCGCCTTCGAGGCCGGCAAGCCGGTGCTGTGCGAGAAGGCGATCACGCTGACCGGCGACGACGCCGCCGAGCTGGCCGCGGAGGCCCGGGCCCGCGGCCTGTTCCTCATGGAGGCGATGTGGATGCGCTGCCTGCCGATGATCCGTCGGCTCGGCCAGCTCGTCGACAGCGGCGCGATCGGCGAGGTCCGGCAGGTCCGCGCCGACCTCGGCTTCCGGGTCGACAAGCCGCCGACCGACCGGCTGCTCGACCCCGCGCTCGGCGGCGGCGCGCTGCTCGACATGGGGATCTACCCGCTGACCTTCGCCCACCTGTTCCTCGGCGAGCCCGCCCACGTGGCGGCCACCGCCGGGCTGTCCGGGAGCGGCGTCGACCTCGACATCGCGATGGTGCAGTCCTACGCCTCGGGCGCGATCGCCGCGCTGACCGCGTCGATGACCTCACTGTCGCCGCGCACCGCCTCGATCGCCACCGACCTGGGCCGTCTCGACTTCGGCGAGGCGTTCCACCACCCCCGGACGGTCACCTGGACCGGCGCCGACGGCAGCACCGAGACGCTGCACGAGCCGTTCCTCGGCACCGGCCTGGTGCACGAGGCGCTCGAGGTCGTCCGGTGCCTGCGCAACGGGGAGATCGAGAGCCCGCTGGTGCCGCTGGACGAGACCGTGGCGCTGATGCGGCAGATGGACGTGATCCGCCGTCAGGTCGGGGTCCGCTACGCCGCGGACCGCTGA
- a CDS encoding peptide ABC transporter substrate-binding protein: protein MRTHRGLRLSAGLVAAAMLLTACGQDSGDDGGSTSGASGGGFSVYVCEPEHLVPQNTNETCGAEVLNALFTPLVNFDPETSDPLWGEDSDDAVAASVESEDQQNWTITLKEGWTFHNGEPVDAASYVRAWNAGAYSPNAYGNSYFFENIVGYDDLQAPEGGGEPKATEMSGLKVVDDQTFTVELKAPFSQFPLTIGYTAFYPLPKAYEDDPKAFEEQPIGNGPFQMDGSWEHNQQIKVKRYENYGGEAAKADEVTFAIYSDVNTAYNDLLAGNLDVMDAVPPERIADAKAQFGDRFIERPSSSFTYVGYPLYDPAFQDVRLRKAISMAIDREAIIKAIFNGSFTPAKSLVSPVVAGSRGDPCGEACSYNPEKAKELFDAAGGYDGTLTLWFNSGAGHEAWMESVSNQLRSNLGIENIKFKSLEFAEYLALLDAEKVTGPFRLGWVMDYPSPQNYLEPIYSTSGSSNNFGYSNKKVDALIEKGNAAETVEAGIEFYQQAEDLILADMPNIPMWFGQVQAAHTENVENVVIDAFTRVNVSDIEVVG, encoded by the coding sequence ATGCGCACTCACCGAGGACTGCGCCTGTCCGCGGGCCTGGTGGCAGCAGCGATGCTGCTCACCGCCTGCGGACAGGACTCCGGCGACGACGGGGGCTCGACCTCCGGCGCGTCGGGCGGAGGCTTCTCCGTCTACGTCTGCGAGCCCGAGCACCTGGTCCCGCAGAACACCAACGAGACCTGTGGCGCCGAGGTGCTGAACGCGCTGTTCACGCCGCTGGTCAACTTCGACCCCGAGACCTCCGACCCGCTGTGGGGCGAGGACAGCGACGACGCCGTCGCCGCCTCGGTCGAGTCCGAGGACCAGCAGAACTGGACGATCACCCTCAAGGAGGGCTGGACGTTCCACAACGGCGAGCCGGTCGACGCGGCCTCCTACGTCCGCGCCTGGAACGCCGGCGCCTACAGCCCCAACGCCTACGGCAACTCCTACTTCTTCGAGAACATCGTCGGCTATGACGACCTGCAGGCCCCCGAGGGCGGCGGCGAGCCGAAGGCCACCGAGATGTCGGGGCTGAAGGTGGTCGACGACCAGACCTTCACCGTCGAGCTGAAGGCACCGTTCAGCCAGTTCCCGCTGACCATCGGCTACACCGCCTTCTACCCGCTGCCCAAGGCCTACGAGGACGACCCCAAGGCGTTCGAGGAGCAGCCGATCGGCAACGGCCCGTTCCAGATGGACGGCTCGTGGGAGCACAACCAGCAGATCAAGGTGAAGCGCTACGAGAACTACGGCGGCGAGGCGGCCAAGGCCGACGAGGTGACGTTCGCCATCTACTCCGACGTGAACACCGCCTACAACGACCTGCTCGCCGGCAACCTCGACGTCATGGACGCGGTGCCGCCCGAGCGGATCGCCGACGCGAAGGCCCAGTTCGGCGACCGCTTCATCGAGCGGCCGAGCTCGTCGTTCACCTACGTCGGCTACCCGCTCTACGACCCGGCGTTCCAGGACGTCCGGCTGCGCAAGGCGATCTCGATGGCGATCGACCGCGAGGCGATCATCAAGGCGATCTTCAACGGCTCCTTCACGCCGGCGAAGTCCCTGGTCTCCCCGGTGGTCGCCGGCTCCCGGGGTGACCCGTGCGGCGAGGCGTGCAGCTACAACCCGGAGAAGGCCAAGGAGCTGTTCGACGCCGCCGGCGGCTACGACGGCACGCTGACGCTGTGGTTCAACAGCGGCGCCGGCCACGAGGCCTGGATGGAGTCGGTCTCCAACCAGCTGCGCAGCAACCTCGGCATCGAGAACATCAAGTTCAAGTCCCTCGAGTTCGCGGAGTACCTCGCGCTGCTCGACGCCGAGAAGGTCACCGGGCCGTTCCGGCTCGGCTGGGTCATGGACTACCCCAGCCCGCAGAACTACCTGGAGCCGATCTACAGCACCTCGGGCTCGTCGAACAACTTCGGCTACTCGAACAAGAAGGTCGACGCGCTGATCGAGAAGGGCAACGCGGCCGAGACCGTCGAGGCGGGCATCGAGTTCTACCAGCAGGCCGAGGACCTGATCCTCGCGGACATGCCGAACATCCCGATGTGGTTCGGGCAGGTCCAGGCCGCGCACACGGAGAACGTCGAGAACGTCGTGATCGACGCCTTCACCCGGGTGAACGTCTCCGACATCGAGGTCGTCGGCTAG
- a CDS encoding ABC transporter permease: protein MSETRTPVATEQAAPAPPEESEELSGRKASLWADAWRELRHNPIFLVSASLVVIFAVMAAFPQLFTDGDPRNCPLERSLGSPSAEHWFGFDLQGCDYYTLVVYGARVSMVIGTVVTFFSVLIALVLGSLAGYYGGLVDTVISRFTDVVFGLPFILGAIVVLSVVSEQSLFWVVVVLVLLGWTTMTRLTRSSVLSVRDADYVKAAKALGAGDLRILTRHVLPNAIAPVIVYATIYIGIIIAAEAALSFLGVGLQLPAISWGLMISEADTRVLSSPHLLLFPGLFLSLTVLSFILMGDALRDALDPKLR, encoded by the coding sequence ATGAGTGAGACCCGCACACCCGTCGCCACCGAGCAGGCCGCGCCGGCCCCGCCGGAGGAGTCCGAGGAGCTCTCCGGGCGCAAGGCCAGCCTCTGGGCGGACGCCTGGCGCGAGCTGCGGCACAACCCGATCTTCCTGGTGTCCGCGAGCCTGGTCGTCATCTTCGCGGTGATGGCGGCCTTCCCCCAGCTGTTCACCGACGGCGACCCGCGCAACTGCCCGCTGGAGCGCTCGCTGGGCTCCCCGAGCGCCGAGCACTGGTTCGGCTTCGACCTGCAGGGCTGCGACTACTACACGCTGGTCGTCTACGGCGCCCGCGTGTCGATGGTCATCGGCACCGTGGTCACGTTCTTCTCCGTGCTGATCGCGCTGGTGCTCGGCTCGCTGGCCGGCTACTACGGCGGCCTGGTGGACACCGTCATCTCCCGGTTCACCGACGTCGTCTTCGGGCTGCCGTTCATCCTCGGCGCCATCGTGGTGCTCAGCGTGGTCAGCGAGCAGAGCCTGTTCTGGGTGGTGGTGGTCCTGGTGCTGCTGGGCTGGACGACGATGACCCGGCTCACCCGGTCCTCGGTGCTCAGCGTGCGCGACGCCGACTACGTGAAGGCGGCCAAGGCGCTCGGCGCCGGCGACCTGCGGATCCTGACCCGGCACGTCCTGCCCAACGCGATCGCTCCGGTGATCGTCTACGCGACCATCTACATCGGCATCATCATCGCCGCCGAGGCCGCGTTGAGCTTCCTCGGCGTCGGCCTCCAGCTGCCGGCGATCTCGTGGGGGCTGATGATCAGCGAGGCGGACACCCGGGTGCTCTCCTCGCCGCACCTGCTGCTGTTCCCCGGTCTCTTCCTGAGCCTGACGGTGCTCAGCTTCATCCTCATGGGCGACGCGCTGCGCGACGCCCTCGACCCCAAGCTGAGGTGA
- a CDS encoding ABC transporter ATP-binding protein, translating to MTPSAQTPEPLLSVRGLTKHFPLTQGILFKKTVGHVQAVDGVDFDLYPGETLGLVGESGCGKSTLAKLLLRLEEPTSGTATYRGEDLFTMSRKRLREVRRDIQIVLQDPYTSLNPRMTVGDIVGEPFEIHPEVAPKGERRAKVQELLEVVGLDPDHLNRYPHQFSGGQRQRIGIARGLALRPRIIVCDEPVSALDVSVQAQVVNLLESLQAEFDLSYLFIAHDLSVVRHASDRVAVMYLGRVVETGTEEEIYEHPTHPYTQALLSAVPSPDPRHRGRSDRILLHGDVPSPANPPSGCRFRTRCFKAQDRCAEEDPQLLPRSASHPDACLFSEEMHVVPTS from the coding sequence ATGACACCGAGCGCGCAGACGCCTGAGCCGCTGCTGTCGGTCCGCGGGCTGACCAAGCACTTCCCGCTGACCCAGGGCATCCTGTTCAAGAAGACGGTCGGTCACGTCCAGGCCGTCGACGGGGTCGACTTCGACCTCTACCCGGGCGAGACCCTCGGCCTGGTCGGCGAGTCCGGCTGCGGCAAGTCGACCCTGGCCAAGCTGCTGCTCCGGCTCGAGGAGCCCACCTCCGGCACGGCGACGTACCGCGGTGAGGACCTGTTCACGATGAGCCGCAAGCGGCTGCGGGAGGTCCGCCGCGACATCCAGATCGTGCTGCAGGACCCCTACACCTCGCTGAACCCGCGGATGACCGTCGGCGACATCGTCGGGGAGCCGTTCGAGATCCACCCCGAGGTGGCGCCGAAGGGCGAGCGCCGGGCGAAGGTGCAGGAGCTGCTCGAGGTGGTGGGGCTCGACCCGGACCACCTCAACCGCTACCCGCACCAGTTCTCCGGCGGCCAGCGCCAGCGCATCGGGATCGCCCGCGGGCTCGCGCTGCGGCCGCGGATCATCGTCTGCGACGAGCCCGTGTCGGCGCTCGACGTCTCCGTCCAGGCGCAGGTGGTGAACCTGCTGGAGTCGCTGCAGGCCGAGTTCGACCTGTCCTACCTGTTCATCGCCCACGACCTCTCGGTCGTCCGGCACGCCTCGGACCGGGTGGCGGTGATGTACCTCGGCCGGGTCGTCGAGACCGGCACCGAGGAGGAGATCTACGAGCACCCGACCCATCCCTACACGCAGGCGCTGCTGTCCGCGGTGCCCTCGCCCGACCCGCGGCACCGCGGCCGGTCGGACCGGATCCTGCTGCACGGCGACGTGCCCAGCCCGGCGAACCCGCCCTCGGGCTGCCGGTTCCGGACCCGCTGCTTCAAGGCGCAGGACCGCTGCGCCGAGGAGGACCCGCAGCTGCTGCCGCGCTCGGCCTCCCACCCGGACGCCTGCCTGTTCTCCGAGGAGATGCATGTGGTCCCCACCAGCTGA
- a CDS encoding response regulator — protein sequence MRGQGRRVLLVEDDARIRRVLAIALRDEGYRVVEADTGEGALERHAESPVDVVILDLMLPGLDGFEVSRRMRRTSDVPIIVVSALGDSHDIVAGLEAGADDYMTKPVVAKELSARIRALLRRSRSSQQQLPTIVVGSLEIRPREGVVLRDGHPVALTTTELRLVERLAGRVGEPVSRETLLTEIWGYDYFGDNRLVDVHISRLRSKIEPDPGNPRHVVTVRGLGYKLAP from the coding sequence ATGCGTGGCCAGGGGAGACGAGTGCTGCTCGTCGAGGACGATGCACGGATCCGGCGGGTGCTCGCGATCGCGTTGCGCGACGAGGGCTACCGGGTGGTCGAGGCCGACACCGGCGAGGGCGCCCTGGAGCGTCACGCCGAGTCGCCGGTGGACGTGGTGATCCTGGACCTGATGCTGCCCGGCCTCGACGGCTTCGAGGTCTCCCGCCGGATGCGCCGGACCTCGGACGTACCGATCATCGTGGTCTCCGCCCTCGGCGACAGCCACGACATCGTCGCCGGCCTGGAGGCGGGCGCAGACGACTACATGACCAAGCCCGTGGTCGCCAAGGAGCTGTCGGCGCGGATCCGGGCGCTGCTGCGCCGCAGCAGGTCCTCGCAGCAGCAGCTGCCCACCATCGTCGTGGGCAGCCTGGAGATCCGTCCCCGGGAGGGCGTGGTGCTGCGCGACGGCCACCCGGTGGCGTTGACCACCACCGAGCTCCGGCTGGTCGAGCGGCTCGCCGGCCGGGTCGGTGAGCCGGTCAGCCGCGAGACGCTGCTGACCGAGATCTGGGGCTACGACTACTTCGGCGACAACCGTCTCGTCGACGTCCACATCAGCCGGCTGCGCAGCAAGATCGAGCCGGACCCCGGCAACCCGCGACACGTGGTGACGGTCCGCGGCCTGGGCTACAAGCTGGCGCCGTGA
- a CDS encoding sensor histidine kinase, with protein MTRLRFGLRGRVSAAFAVGALVLSVLLAVTTHAIASNYLTDQRYATVLRQAVFNARAVNAALSTTRPAVAQLLEQLEVSSGEASSPLAWVDGRWFADQLPGGVDVLPRSFVAAVEAGRPVQQRFRTRQGLVVAIALPLEPTGGSYVEVFSLRELDQVLTTLAVTFSGTATMTTLLGLLLGLWASRRALRPLSEVTAAAGAIAEGDLGARLQAHRDPDLEGLATAFNRTADRLQARVERDARFAGNVSHELRTPLTTLVNAAELLTGRAARLDTEGREVLGLLTDEVQRFAQMVEDLLEISRADSGAAQMRWEPTALGDLVTLVADRCAGRPVTEVEPGARKVTVAVDRRRLERVVANLVNNAEVHAGGATRVLVSRQPDTVRIAVEDAGPGVSEPDQERIFERFSRGVAHRSDNPDGVGLGLALVFEHVRLHGGRVWAEANEPRGARFVVDLPVRP; from the coding sequence GTGACCCGGCTCCGGTTCGGGCTGCGCGGCCGGGTCAGCGCCGCCTTCGCGGTCGGTGCGCTGGTGCTCTCGGTGCTGCTGGCCGTGACCACCCACGCCATCGCCAGCAACTACCTCACCGACCAGCGCTACGCCACCGTGCTGCGCCAGGCGGTGTTCAACGCCCGTGCCGTGAACGCCGCGCTCTCCACGACCCGGCCCGCCGTCGCGCAGCTGCTCGAGCAGCTCGAGGTCTCCAGCGGCGAGGCGTCCAGCCCGCTCGCCTGGGTGGACGGGCGGTGGTTCGCCGACCAGCTGCCCGGCGGGGTGGACGTGCTGCCGAGGTCGTTCGTGGCGGCGGTCGAGGCCGGCCGGCCGGTGCAGCAGAGGTTCCGCACCCGCCAGGGCCTGGTGGTGGCCATCGCGCTGCCGCTCGAACCGACCGGGGGCTCCTACGTCGAGGTGTTCAGCCTCCGTGAGCTGGACCAGGTCCTGACCACCCTGGCGGTGACCTTCAGCGGGACCGCCACGATGACGACGCTGCTCGGGCTGCTGCTCGGGCTGTGGGCGAGCCGCCGCGCGCTGCGCCCGCTGAGCGAGGTGACCGCGGCGGCCGGGGCGATCGCCGAGGGCGACCTCGGCGCCCGGCTGCAGGCGCACCGCGACCCCGACCTCGAGGGGCTCGCCACCGCGTTCAACCGCACCGCCGACCGGCTGCAGGCCCGCGTGGAGCGCGACGCCCGGTTCGCGGGCAACGTCAGCCACGAGCTGCGGACCCCGCTGACCACCCTGGTCAACGCCGCCGAGCTGCTGACCGGCCGGGCCGCGCGGCTCGACACCGAGGGCCGCGAGGTGCTCGGCCTGCTCACCGACGAGGTGCAGCGGTTCGCGCAGATGGTCGAGGACCTGCTGGAGATCTCCCGGGCCGACTCGGGAGCGGCGCAGATGCGGTGGGAGCCGACGGCCCTCGGCGACCTGGTCACCCTGGTCGCCGACCGCTGCGCCGGCCGGCCGGTCACCGAGGTGGAGCCGGGGGCGCGCAAGGTCACCGTCGCGGTGGACCGGCGGCGGCTGGAGCGGGTGGTCGCCAACCTCGTGAACAACGCCGAGGTGCACGCCGGCGGTGCGACCCGGGTGCTGGTGAGCCGGCAGCCGGACACCGTGCGGATCGCGGTCGAGGACGCCGGCCCGGGGGTCTCGGAGCCGGACCAGGAGCGGATCTTCGAGCGGTTCTCCCGCGGCGTGGCGCACCGCTCCGACAACCCCGACGGGGTCGGGCTCGGGCTGGCGCTGGTCTTCGAGCACGTCCGCCTGCACGGCGGCCGGGTCTGGGCCGAGGCCAACGAGCCGCGCGGCGCCCGCTTCGTCGTCGACCTCCCGGTGCGGCCGTGA